The Panthera uncia isolate 11264 chromosome C1 unlocalized genomic scaffold, Puncia_PCG_1.0 HiC_scaffold_3, whole genome shotgun sequence genome includes a region encoding these proteins:
- the LOC125910938 gene encoding dapper homolog 3: protein MVIGSLPGARSPCAVGVTAGPARTSLPSRLRPRPPPPAIPAREPRRGGRRAPGSQSSSRRPLGAAPATARAREGRLREGPGPGRAEPSPAGRAGRAGPAASATRENGGSPGPVTGRGRRKPGGRPRREQGRAGGHSRGWAGRLPLRLRVVAVPVLGRRRLGLLARSPRGGTGARPLRCLPPAPAPGDGLPRQRRRRLSGRTAAQGLPRRPPHCCARSLGLRLRLRLRLRGPAPPSPSPFSRLLEAQSLPGRAAPRSRPEPGFDVRTAQPPRARRRAVPQRPLQPRAPPGGRADSSHRSRPRGRSRGGRREKTAAAEDARSFPCHFKCWCSALLCRSRLSSRRNPTSAFYDHFLNSSQSLVSAESFIFVIRYSPWWPVNETVPAPETTNKQRNQHIYVIGCFQCYGEAKEGRERKMLLQHSCKEKLLEERACCGLRVMERQREQQG, encoded by the exons ATGGTCATAG GAAGTTTACCAGGGGCCAGGAGCCCGTGCGCGGTGGGAGTGACAGCTGGCCCGGCCcgcacctccctgccctcccgaCTCCGGCCGCGGCCGCCCCCACCCGCCATCCCTGCCAGAGAACCGCGGAGGGGTGGCAGGAGAGCACCGGGCTCCCAGAGCTCCAGCCGCAGGCCTCTGGGCGCCGCGCCGGCGACGgcgagagcaagggagggaaggcTCCGCGAGGggcccgggccgggccgggccgagCCGAGCCCAGCCGGGAGGGCGGGCCGAGCCGGGCCCGCCGCCTCCGCCACCCGAGAAAATGGAGGCAGCCCGGGGCCGGTGACGGGCCGGGGCAGGCGGAAGCCGGGCGGGCGTCCGCGCCGCGAGCAGGGCCGGGCCGGGGGTCACTCACGGGGCTGGGCCGGGCGGCTCCCTCTCCGCCTCCGCGTCGTCGCCGTCCCCGTcctcggccgccgccgcctcgggcTGCTCGCTCGGTCCCCGCGGGGCGGCACGGGCGCTCGGCCCCTCCGTTGTCTTCCGCCTGCTCCTGCTCCCGGCGACGGGCTCccgcggcagcggcggcggcggctgagCGGGCGGACGGCGGCCCAGGGGCTCCCGCGGCGGCCGCCGCACTGCTGCGCTCGCTCGCTcgggctgcggctgcggctgcggctgcggctgcgggGCCCGGCGCCGCCTTCGCCTTCGCCTTTCAGCCGGCTTCTGGAAGCTCAGTCTCTCCCAGGCCGCGCCGCTCCCCGCTCCCGGCCCGAGCCCGGCTTTGACGTACGCACTGCGCAGCCGCCGAGGGCGCGACGTCGGGCGGTGCCGCAACGCCCCCTTCAGCCTCGGGCGCCCCCGGGCGGCCGGGCGGACTCGAGCCACCGGAGTCGGCCCCGAGGCCGAAGCAGAGGGGGACGCCGAGAAAAAACAGCAGCAGCGGAGGACGCGAGGTCTTTCCCCTGCCACTTTAAATGTTGGTGCTCAGCCCTTCTTTGTCGGTCTCGGCTCTCTTCCCGGAGGAACCCTACCTCTGCTTTCTACGACCACTTCCTCAACTCTTCACAAAGCCTTGTTTCTGCTGaaagctttatttttgttattcgCTATTCTCCGTGGTGGCCAGTGAACGAAACAGTCCCTGCTCCTGAGACAACCAATAAACAAAGAAACCAGCACATATATGTCATTGGATGTTTCCAGTGCTATGGAGAAGCTAAGGAGGGGAGAGAACGGAAGATGTTGTTACAGCACTCCTGCAAGGAGAAGCTGCTTGAAGAAAGAGCGTGCTGTGGGCTTCGTGTTAtggaaaggcagagggaacagcaaggatga